The DNA region AGCATGTTTTTTCCACCTCGAGCTGTactcgtgattaccgctaaggtTAAATTCCTCATTGCTTTCTCACTTTTTATCACTGTACTGTATTTAAATTATCCATGATCCGGGTAATACCCCATTGAGTACTTTTGTTAGCCCTTATTGGGGGACATTAGCTCTGCCTACATTTACATGTTTTAAACCTGCTACATTTGTGGTGTGGACCTTctggtccctgtatttttaattgtttttaaggtTGTTTGTCTTATTTTGGCTGAATATTAATAAAGTTATGTGTATTTTGATACCTTACATGAGTGGATTCTTGATTGTTCTCTGGTAATCCCTGAATATTGCAGTGGTGCAGTTTAAGGACTGTTTCAGCACTGTTACCCCCATTTAAATCTGCTGCCACGGGAGGCATCGGAAGCCTGTGTGCTCCCGAAGATTGGAGGCAATGTTCTGCGCCTTCTGAAGCTTCACAGAGTAGTATTGAACTGATGGGTTGAATACCTCTAATGGGGATGacggcactggaacgaggggcccATGAGAGGAACGGCCTTCCCTATCCATAGgggagtatctttttttttttttaatttgaagttCACATCAaatttgctttaacctccctggcggtatgattccttcctgattttagggtctaaaagtggtaccattttttcatgtgcttttagaccctaaaagcaagaaaaaaaatgataccacgagagagcctggagcagcccctgcacttatgcGCCTCCCTAGGATTCATCCCTGCAGTTCTCCGGGTGGTGCtgcaaccctgtagtgagattgccggctgccgTCATGATAACAGTTGGCAATCTCACtagggggatgcagagcctccgtggacaggaagaggaagggcTGCCAGCGTCTGAATTGCCTGGGAGATGAATGAAATCACCCGCTGCTCGCAATGCTTTGCATGGACCTCCTGGCAGCTACCACGAGTGTAGCTCAGGGCtacagctctgagctgcggttcTCCACCCCGAGTCTAGCATGTGGTTACCGCTAAggatgcactaaatggtttaaagaggcgccctggtggtatataaaagcgtttaaaagcagtttaaaaccgagaaaggtttgaggttgcttacctcaaggacgacaaatctttgtagggacaaaagattttattggtagcacaggcaacgcgtttcacgggtctgagcccgcttcctcaggccaatagcagtgccaggccaattgaaatagcaagctaagggagcctcccttagcttgctatttcaattggcctggcactgctattggcctgaggaagcgggctcagacccgtgaaacgcgttgcctgtgctaccaataaaattttgtccctacaaagatttgtcgtccttgaggtaagcaacctcaaacctttctcggttttaaactgcttttaaacgcttttatataccaccagggcgcctctttaaaccatttagtgcatccctaacccccatacgatacccgtgtgaggggtggaggcagaacatatgtggtttacaccacggtggacatctgcctccctttttttttccaaggagagcgaccgcatccaggtccttagtgacctccccgagtggagtcgggttaattgtctccacctgcttcctgtggtcggttgcccccttgcaacccactcttgtgagtagattcttatcttctacattgacaattttgactaaacatattacactattgggctttataaagcaccaacatattccatggcgctgtacaaagtaagaaacaaacatagggtacataatacagacaatggtgtacactaaatacaagatacataattagtgacaaaatacaaaaaaatgatacagcatacagaatacaaaatacagaagtggtaatgacagtgataaaagtatctaaattgGTTTTAAATAAAGTAGTTAAATACACATACTAGCTGAAACTCAGCAAAGCGGGCGATAACTAATGCCTGTGCCGAGAATACACCATGTGCACAGCAGCACCTGCCCCCCCCTCAATCATCGATCTTGCGTGATGTCACACCAGTGGCACCTTCATATTTCTCTCaggccagttgtcctttaacctccctggcggtaagcccgagctgagctcaggctatgccacgcaggatgggatctcagcccctggtggggcgattttcaccatttaaagtgctgtacgcgcagctagcactttgctagccgcgcgtacagcttgatcgccgccgctctgcggcgatcgcccgcacgcagcggcggaagagggccccccccgccagagccctgcgctgcctggaccaatgagttccgggcagcgctatgggctggatcggatgcgtcttctctgctgctttataaagcctgcaggctgcttataagccaatgagaagtgcacacataatacacctagcttgcagtgataatcaagcagaagctgagcaagtcagccaattagttggagagggcttcagttgcatatagacaatggctatatgaccagcagggggcaccagcgtgcaggatattccctctcatctgccccccttctaactaaactgcatgggatactacaataattaaaaacaatggtgcatgagccagcctggggccccgggaactctcactgcccggggccccagaaccagcatctaacaccatatgtgagcacaGCCAAAACCTTgcagctgccacatccaaggcctgtctcctactgctctaaaacttactaaacacacaattggagaaactcactcccaaacaggctggctcatgcaccattgtttttaattattgtagtatcccatgcagtttagttaggaggggggcagatgagagggaatatcctgcacgctggtgccccctgctggtcatatagccattgtctataatgcaactgaagccctctccaactaattggctgacttgctcagcttctgcttgattatcactgcaagctaggtgtattatgtgtgcacttctcattggcttataagcagcctgcaggctttataaagcagcagagaactgtttgggagtgagtttctccaattgtgtgtttggtaagttttcgagcagtaggagacaggccaccGGCAAGTAATTATAACTTTATATGACAAGAGGATTGTAGAATGTTTATTTTAGACTGAATAggctatttaaagaaaacctgtagtctctcaaaataaaaaatgctttatttttacctaggtagaggggagCAACTGCATATTCCAGAGGCTGTCTGGGTTCTCCTCAACACCACCGCTGCCGGACCCTCTGACAGTTAGTTTCCGCGCTCCCCTTCATGAATGAGTATGGCTATATTGCACCTGCGCCAGTACAGCTGGCCTGAGGGTATGTGTGTGGCAGTGGTGGGGTCGAGGAGGACATGGGAGCCTTAGAgctattcagaggcttccctcaacctaggtaagtatttaacgTTTTTCTTTGGGAGATTACAGGTTTATCGTATTTTTTGGCatgtaagacgcactttttcttcccccaaaatggggagaaaaagtcactgtgcCTTAAATGccaagtacagggagtccctgatttACTAACGCACACTGATACAAATCATTGACCCTCTATGATGTTGGGCACTCCATTTAttgcccccatgtctcctccactccccATGTCCTCCTGCGCTCCCCCTGAATAAATGAAAGCAGCGGCAACACGGCCTAATCCATTGTAGCCCGCAGCAATCAGTGACTTTTCCCTCAATGGCTCCCCTAGGgacagcttctgctgatgacacgatcagtagaagccggcactaggggagccgtgagggagaggtctctgatcgcagCTGGAGCCGATGGGTTAGGTGAGCCGTGCTGCTGCTTTCTATTTATTCATGTGCAGtgcaggaggacacggggagcAGACAGAGACATGAGGGAGTGTAGGAAACATACAGTGGGAGCAAAGGAGGCACATGAAGGGGACACGTGGGAGTGgaggagacacatggggacagaaggggaaacatgggggagcagaggagacacgtgggacagaaggggacacatgggggagtggaggagacaaatggggacagaaggggacacatggggagacaagtgggatagaaggggacacatggggagagaaGGAGACAGAAGTTGACACATTGCGGACAGAAGGGGAGTCAGTTAAActtatttttcagtagaaaaatacatatatttacacagatctgtacatcagccttgaaagaggggcaaatgaggtagaaagagggagagagggatttAGATCCCAAAGAAGGACTGTTCCTCATTAATtagggacatttgggagctatgtTATAATCAGAAGAGTTTTACATGCCAACACATAACAGTATTTTATGCATTCTTTAATGGGCTTCCATAAACTATAATTAAAAAGCAAAACATAATAAgatgcagcatgctgtgtgtatGGATTAAAGAAAAAACAATGCACTGCACAAGTGAGAAAATTGGCTTTCTATGGAAAAACACATGCCCTTCTAAACATCTAAACATATGCATGAGAACAATCAACTCTGTTATAATTGGCACATCGTGTGTGGGATTGCAGACTACAAACTGTAATCGAGTAGCCCTTTGGAACCACTGAGGAACAATAGCAATGCAGAGGTTCGGTGTTTCTTATCATGTACCATAAATAACAGCTACTTAACCAGTCCAGAAGATGACTTTAAACACCACTTACTGACTTATTGGTTTATGTTGGGCTGCTTACTTTGCTTAAAGATGAACTATatatcagccatactatcttagaaaaaaaacacatatataagtagataaatgcttgctctacttacataacatatgtattgcactgtccacatttagattttagtgatttttctatattaTAAAAAAGtagaattttccattttgactatcttgaagccaatcctgacatcatttcctcccttactctgtctgtgtatcattgtccgccctcctcccagtcttcagacactcccagccagctatgcattgtctcagcatgagaggtgtgggaggggaaaatgggtgtcggaaagaggcttcagccaatcaggccgcattagttaagtctgatgggaaagcaaagaagaaaaaaagaaaacccagtatgccctgcaacttcctttgtggggcagatgtaccaaataagagccagggagacTGGGAAATGATCTTTTCTGGAGAAGaaaatttttaacttttggattgcttggttagcatccttattacttgtttaccagaaaaaaataaagaattgagttTTGATGCCTGATAGTTATGCTTTAATTTTAGTTGAActtaaaatcaaaaactttcaaaatgacctgtgcacTGCTATCTCTCCTCAGATCAGGAAGGCTGGTCAAGTGTGTCATCCGCTGTCGGAGGCTTTGCAGTGGTCAGAAAAGATCGCCTTGATAGGGTGGCTAATGGCTGCACTTACAGGGTCAATAATAAATTTGATCAGAAGAGGAGCCCATTTCCCCCAGAGAAGGTGGTGCGCGCAGCTCTAGACCTAGTTGGTGAGACAATGGCATACAGTGTCACCAGTGCCAACTGTGAGCATTTTGTGACAGAGCTGCGATATGGAGCTGGCATATCTGAGCAGGTATGATATAAGACCCACAAGACCAAGCTATgactatatatgtgtgtgtgtggaataTATAATATATCTGAAACAGAATGGTTTTCCAGAGGGTGCGCAGAGAGAAGTAATATGGTGATGACATCAAGCTGCTCGTCTCATCTCTGATATGTGCCTCATgtcacacgccccccccccctactagcCAGaccgcttaaagagagtctgaagctagaataaatctcgcttcagacctcatagatagcaggggcatgtgtgcccctgctaaaccgccgctatcccgcggcttaacgggggtaccttcacccccaaatcccctcggtgcagtgggggagcgcttcctggttaggGCAGGgataaccaccgcagccctgccccacgcgcgtctgtcagcgcgtatctccgcctctcctccgcccctctcagtcttccttcactgagaggggcgggggagaggcggcgatgcgccgctgatagacgcaactggaggcagggctgcagccgttagccctgcctccaggagcgaccaagtctgcgaccaagtgttgcagggggggtttgggggtgaagggacccccatttagcggcgcgatagcggcggtttagcaggggcacacatgcccctgctaactatgagctctgaagcgagatttattctcgcttcagagtctctttaaagcctcccAATCTACTCAGCACAGACAATCCAATCACGTGGATACAATTTAAGTTCTGGAATAGCTGGGAGTGGGCATACAGACAGGCCAGGAGGAAATGCGTGAACACACATACAATTTCTACGCACAATTTTATCGGTAATCTGCCACCACCTTTCAATTATAAAGGGGAAAGGTCCTGTCTGACTATTATAAGCCTGTAGAAAAGAAAGGGTTAACACAACAGTCTAATCTTTATAAATAATACGGTTTCTCTGGGTAACAGTCTCTTCAGAAGGCAAGTTCGTTCTGCAGTACTCAATACAGGTTTTTGTTGTTTACTCAAAGAGTTTtggttgtttatttaaaaaagtgcaattaggcctggttcacattagcgtttttttgcaactggtacgtatactgtacaaacagaacggatgtaaaaggatccaatgttaacctatggatccatttacatgcgtccgttggtacggatacgttccggtccccagatctaaaaattgctgcaggcccaaaTTTTCCGGACCATTCTGCCCAGCGGAAAGGATCcagacaaaaaatgcagcagcattgggcaatggaaaacaaaacatttcttcaaactagtgaagaaacggaccgttccacgggggatgggagcATGTGACGACACGAACCTGAGTgacgggagggtgcagcagctgggcaggtgggtgagggagggtaaaaTACATATCTAATGCTCTGTAGCATCCGGTGGTAGAGGTTTccacgcgtcatgtgactagtcgcaTGACgcactgtgtagtcacagcggaagaaaagGAAGCCTCTACTGCCGGCTGCTACAGAGCACAGGTATGTTTTTGCTGCCGAAAttgagtgaaaactgatccgatcaatcattgatcagatccattttcactttacattttgaagtgtgcacagagccatccggatgcggtgaagcggagaccggatccgcttaccggatccgtttggctcaaaaatgcaatgtgaaccgggccttagactaTTATTATTACATACAAAAAAATATAAGTAACAAATATGAAACATTTAGCAAACTGTCCGGCTTGTCTTGTTActtgctataggtcagactgtatgctcatatgactgacctataacccagccctaacacctgcataAACTCCTGCCTAACAACAAACTACagaaccctgcaggtagatgtagcatacaacctggcatAGATCATTCACCGAACACAGCAAGGTAATGCAGACACAGTATACTTGAATAGTCACCTAAGGCCTAtgggctgaggcaatccagacgaaGGTATAATCACAATACAGATGCGTAGTCAAACAGGccgggatcagggcaggcagggttcttaaacaatCCGAGGTTTGGCGACAGGGAATCCAGTAGATGCAAAGTCAGGTACAAGTCGATAACCGAAGATCAGAAGAAACGTAGTCAGGTACAATCCGGttggcaacaaggtatcagatcagcaagaagcttggtcaagagacagacagaatctgcagcaagacaaggcacttggtgtgagcgcaatctcagatacaagcccagcataggctatcatggGCGAAGACTGAGGGCGCTCACCTATCTTTTATATTAGAACTAACCAATCAAAAGTAACAATGCAAAACAACCAATCAGTCTGCGGCgtgtcagcaagtcagctgacacgccgtTACGCATGCTGCtattgtttacagcggcggagcgcaTACTGAGGACGCGTCTGCCGCTTGGCCAATAAGGAAGGAgcacatgcgctccactgacatcagagcttcgccgagacccagaggcttgcgcctcagcatGGATCTCGGCATTCCGCCGCTATATGCGGCGAGGTTTTACACAAACAGTATTAGAATAATAATTAAGATGAAATGCAAAAGAATACTTAGATTAtcaatgtcaggaaccggccctgcgacaagcctgcagatacggttcccgaccaCGGGTTTGACCAgaacaagcggggagcagccttattcaagctacaacaaggctgtcgcccctcaacacacttctcactgccactactagctgctgctagacactttaacgattcccactctgctgtcgagtgatctgcacgcagtccgcgtttacgtatttgggtcagctttgcgcttaggccaaacacgcgaacgccacacacacaatacaatcgtatagtagcaaggcacaatcaggcactgaacttgtaacgtaaattacactgcagtttctttctaggctatgagctagtttagtacatcagaagtcaaacttattaaataaatatttaatattccaaaaagtggaacagtgcagacaagaatatatacaaaaggatttacaaaaaaaatttacaaaaataaaagttacacagatacacaagacagtttgcataaaaataaacggGGATAAACGTTACCAATATGAGGTCTGGACGTTGTTTGTGGGAGAacgcagttctggtcaggaaccaggttagtccaagcgtctttgctatctccagagaactacaagttgtgactatcctagctgaggttttatagccagatttgtggcccggggccactcaaatgtccagatccaggaataatccaatttcctcaggTGTGACAGCACATCCTTGCTGGCTATGATGTgcaacttcaaagctttcctgttcCTCCTTGAACCTTGCAGAGACTTCCCATCTCCCCATAgatctaatttccacaggtaaaattgtagTTTAGCACACACATCAAAAAGACTTTTTGAGTaaggcttcctggcttcttcaACATTCCAGcaagctgtcatatgtaaattccggGCTTCTGTGCATCAAGGCACAcggcagccagtccaggtgacaatagtacacatctgagacagtatttcacagcagatcaaaggtggcgACATGACTGGCTAGTGCCTACCGGTaattagccatctcctaattagaggctGGGTAGACAGTCCCTAATTGAATGTCTGGGTTCCTTGGCCTAATAAGCCATTTCCTGGCCAGAGGCTAGCAACCCAatttagcagttcctgctcctactATTCACAAGAGTTTACTTGTATAGGCTTCAAAGTGTTCGGGTAATTGTCAATTCAGTGTAACTGGTCTATTCAATGCAGACAATGGCAGCTTCCTTGAAGCCAGCTGTCAGAGTGGCCGCTTACATACATacacctctgaaagatacacagcagatagaaaaatgaaaaatatggcttccacgcgatacaatatggctgctatgCATCATCATCACCACACAGATCCTCACAATCAGTCCCTTTTTTGTGGAAGTACAAAGTCCTTAGCGACAGTCCATGTATTTTGAAGTTCCAGCTGAAACAGCTTCCTCCACGGGTCTCCAGAAGATCTCTGTACATTAGAAATTGGGGGATCACCTGGCCACAGCCAGGATTCCTCTTTAGAGAAATATGTTTGTGAGGCAGTATTCCATGTCCAGACCTTTGTCATTTGGGGCATCTTGGAGGAAAACATGTTCATAGAATCTCTTAGCATGTCATATTTTGGCCTTCACTACTCGTCCGTAAAATATGAACATAAGTTCATGATTCACACATTTTTCTTGTTAATCTGAGACCAAACTCGAAAATGTAATAGCGGGGTTTCTGCTTATGTCAGCCCCATGAAAGAGATATGGAAATGTCTGACATGAAGCCAGCAATCCATTGATATATTAATCATATGGATCTGGTGTATGattccacttaaagggacacttaagtaaaaaaaaaaatgagttttactcactcggggcttccaatagccccctgcagctgtctggtgccctcgccgtctccctccgatcctcctggccccgccggcagccacttcctgtttcggtgacaggcgctgacaggctggggacgcgagtgatttttcgcgttcctggtcacaatagtgccatctatgctgctatagcatatatcatataccatatagcagcatagagggtactaatgtgtctgggaacgagaagaatcactcacgtccccagcctgtcagcgcctgtcaccgaaacaggaagtggctaccggcggggccaggaggatcggagggagacggcaagggcaccggacagctgcagggggctattggaagccctaggtgagtaaaactcattttttttgtttgacttaaagagaatctgtattgttaaaatcacacaaaagtaaacataccagtgcgttaggggacatcttctattcccctctgtcacaatttcaccgctccccgccgcattaaaagtggttaaaaacagttttaaaaagtttgtttataaacaaacaaaatggccaccaaaacaggaagtaggttgatgtacagtatgtccacacatagaaaatacatccatacgcaagcaggctgtatacagccttccttttgaatctcaagagatcatttgtgtgtttctttccctatgcagctatcatccactgaagtgtcaggctgtttcttcctgcagagtgcagacagctgtgcctgtatgtaattcctcagtatgtgaaagcccagccagctcagaggaggatttatccagcttgtaaaagataagagagcagagagaagctgccctaatttaaataacacacaggcagtgtgcatagaggtgccaggaggggggagatgcatcacagaaccacaacactgaagaacttggcagccttccacacacaggctgacaagtctgacaggagagagataagttgatttattacagagatagtgatagtagaaagtgctgcagtaagccagagcacattagaatagattttggaacttgtaggatggaagaaaaccggatgaaatttttgttacggagtctctttaagtgtccctttaaacaaggACAAATAAGAAATggataaactccccccccccgtcccccccccccccccaaaaaaaaaagaaaaacggtaTCAGCTTTTGAGCTCAGGCAACCACCCCTGAGTTTTTAGGAGACAGAAAGCCTTCCCCTCTGCTGGGACTAGCTTCCTCTTTCTGCTTTGATCTGAGCCGCCTCTTGCTTGCCATTGACATGCTTAGGCCAGGTGTGAACACCCTCAGGATTCCTTCTCTGGCAAATGGCTGGATaccggaaaaaaacaaaaaagaaacctactGTCATTCAGGATATCAGCTTCAGATTAAAATTTAGAGTCAATATGCGATCAGTTCAAGATTTTGCCATGATACCTCATGTCAAACTCTGTGACACGACATGAGGCACATGCCACC from Hyperolius riggenbachi isolate aHypRig1 chromosome 11, aHypRig1.pri, whole genome shotgun sequence includes:
- the LOC137538546 gene encoding phospholipase A and acyltransferase 2-like; this encodes MPLLGPPPQLGDLIEFSRPLYQHWGIYVGDGYVVHLTDQEGWSSVSSAVGGFAVVRKDRLDRVANGCTYRVNNKFDQKRSPFPPEKVVRAALDLVGETMAYSVTSANCEHFVTELRYGAGISEQVENAVLYTAVGGGLLAAALATFAFVTTRNKRQNQ